One part of the Borreliella afzelii genome encodes these proteins:
- the rpsQ gene encoding 30S ribosomal protein S17, translating to MARENKKELIGRVVSDKMSKTIVVEIVQRKMHPIYHKYLKVSKKVKAHDEKEVSKVGDKVKIIEVRPISKDKRWSLVEVLEKLK from the coding sequence ATGGCAAGAGAAAATAAAAAAGAATTAATCGGTAGAGTTGTTAGTGATAAGATGTCTAAGACTATAGTAGTAGAAATTGTTCAAAGAAAGATGCATCCAATCTATCATAAGTATTTAAAGGTTAGTAAAAAAGTTAAAGCGCATGATGAAAAAGAAGTTTCAAAGGTTGGCGATAAGGTAAAAATTATTGAAGTTCGACCTATTAGTAAAGATAAAAGATGGTCTCTTGTTGAAGTTTTAGAGAAATTAAAATAG
- the rpsS gene encoding 30S ribosomal protein S19: MARSIKKGPFIEKSLYQKVLSSFGSEKRVVIKTYSRSSTIIPEMVSLTISVYNGKTFIPIYITEDLVGHKLGEFSPTRIFRGHAKSDKKGRK, translated from the coding sequence GTGGCAAGATCTATTAAAAAGGGACCTTTTATAGAAAAGAGTCTTTATCAAAAAGTTTTATCATCTTTTGGAAGTGAGAAGAGAGTTGTTATTAAAACCTATTCCAGATCTTCAACAATAATTCCCGAAATGGTAAGTCTTACTATATCTGTTTATAACGGCAAGACTTTTATACCTATTTATATTACTGAAGATCTTGTGGGGCATAAGCTTGGCGAGTTTTCACCTACAAGAATTTTTAGAGGGCATGCTAAGTCAGATAAAAAGGGAAGGAAGTAA
- the rplB gene encoding 50S ribosomal protein L2 encodes MGIKTYKPKTSSLRYKTTLSFDDLSKGNDPLKSLTKGKKFKSGRDSSGRISIRRRGGGHKRKYRLIDFNRRDKFSIPARVASIEYDPNRSANIALLVYKDGEKRYIISPKDIKVGDVLESGPNAPIKIGNALPLENIPIGRTVHNIELNVGKGGQLVRSAGGYAMILASDGNYVTVKLSSGEVRLIFKKCIATIGEIGNEDYVNVSIGKAGKSRWLGRRPKVRGVAMNPVDHPHGGGEGKTSGGRHPVSPWGQPTKGYKTRKKKRYSDKFIIKRRNK; translated from the coding sequence ATGGGTATTAAGACTTATAAGCCAAAAACTTCTTCTTTGCGCTATAAGACGACTTTATCTTTTGATGATTTGAGCAAAGGTAATGATCCTTTGAAATCTTTAACAAAAGGTAAAAAATTTAAATCGGGCAGAGATTCTTCTGGTAGGATTAGTATTAGAAGAAGAGGTGGTGGGCATAAGAGAAAGTATAGGTTGATTGATTTTAATCGAAGAGATAAATTTAGCATTCCCGCTCGAGTTGCTTCTATTGAATATGATCCTAATAGAAGTGCTAATATAGCTTTGCTTGTTTATAAAGATGGAGAAAAAAGGTATATTATTTCTCCTAAAGACATTAAAGTTGGAGATGTTTTGGAAAGTGGTCCAAATGCCCCAATTAAAATTGGTAATGCCTTGCCCCTTGAAAACATTCCTATTGGAAGAACTGTTCACAATATCGAACTTAATGTAGGAAAGGGTGGGCAGCTTGTAAGAAGTGCTGGGGGGTATGCTATGATACTTGCTTCTGATGGGAATTATGTTACTGTAAAATTGTCATCTGGTGAGGTGAGGTTAATTTTCAAAAAATGCATTGCAACAATTGGTGAAATTGGAAATGAAGATTATGTCAATGTTTCTATAGGAAAAGCTGGTAAAAGTAGGTGGCTTGGTAGAAGACCTAAGGTTAGAGGTGTTGCCATGAATCCTGTTGACCATCCGCATGGTGGTGGTGAAGGAAAAACTTCTGGAGGTCGCCATCCCGTGTCTCCTTGGGGACAGCCTACCAAAGGCTATAAGACTCGCAAGAAGAAGAGATATTCAGATAAGTTTATTATTAAAAGAAGAAATAAATAG
- the rplP gene encoding 50S ribosomal protein L16 has product MLSPKKVKYRKKQRGRLSGEAQKGNKISFGEYGLVSLETNFITARQIEAARIAMTRKIKRGGRVWIRIFPDIPYTKKPAETRMGKGKGGVDHWNAPVKLGTVMFEMAGVVEELAQEAMSLASSKLPVKTMFVVRRDLR; this is encoded by the coding sequence ATGTTAAGTCCAAAAAAGGTTAAATATAGAAAAAAGCAGAGGGGAAGATTGTCTGGAGAGGCTCAGAAGGGCAATAAAATTTCTTTTGGTGAATATGGACTTGTTTCTTTGGAAACAAATTTTATTACTGCTCGCCAAATTGAAGCTGCTCGTATTGCAATGACTCGTAAAATAAAAAGAGGTGGGAGAGTTTGGATAAGAATATTTCCTGATATTCCTTATACTAAAAAACCAGCCGAAACTAGAATGGGTAAGGGTAAAGGGGGTGTTGATCATTGGAATGCTCCTGTTAAGCTTGGTACTGTTATGTTTGAAATGGCTGGAGTTGTGGAGGAACTTGCTCAAGAGGCTATGTCACTTGCGAGTTCTAAACTTCCAGTAAAAACCATGTTTGTTGTAAGGCGAGATTTGAGGTAA
- the rplX gene encoding 50S ribosomal protein L24, whose translation MKTKLKIGDSVKILSGKDKGRIGKIASINRKKNKVIVESCNMVKKVIKARTPQEKGKIIDKEAAIDISNVMIFVKGTSSRLGIRFENNEKIRYLKKNGQRI comes from the coding sequence GTGAAGACAAAGTTGAAGATAGGTGATAGTGTAAAAATTCTTTCTGGAAAAGACAAGGGAAGAATAGGTAAGATTGCTAGTATAAATAGAAAAAAAAATAAAGTTATTGTTGAATCTTGCAATATGGTTAAAAAAGTTATTAAAGCTAGGACACCCCAAGAAAAAGGTAAAATAATAGACAAGGAGGCCGCTATAGATATTTCAAATGTGATGATATTTGTCAAAGGAACTTCTTCAAGATTAGGTATTAGATTTGAAAATAATGAAAAAATAAGATACCTTAAAAAAAATGGACAGAGGATATAA
- the rpmC gene encoding 50S ribosomal protein L29, whose amino-acid sequence MLKNFKNFTLEDMKAKRLELKKEYLDLRFKSVVGHVENPLKKREIRRDIARLNTMICEYKLGIRKV is encoded by the coding sequence ATGTTAAAAAATTTTAAGAATTTTACTCTTGAGGACATGAAAGCTAAAAGGCTAGAATTAAAGAAAGAATATTTAGATTTAAGATTTAAATCTGTTGTTGGTCATGTTGAAAATCCTTTAAAGAAAAGAGAGATTAGACGTGATATTGCAAGGCTTAATACAATGATTTGTGAATATAAATTAGGCATTAGAAAGGTTTAA
- the rplV gene encoding 50S ribosomal protein L22: protein MLVNRRYTAKGKNLPASPKKVRPIADNIRGKSYVKAIAVLCSMPNKGAKLLEKVVKSAASNAMYHNKNLSEDMIFIKMVMVDDGRRRKKIWPRARGRADRLVNRNCHIFVEVDEKKDIKG, encoded by the coding sequence ATGTTGGTAAATAGAAGATATACAGCAAAGGGTAAAAATTTACCCGCTTCTCCAAAAAAAGTTAGGCCAATAGCTGACAATATACGAGGGAAGTCTTATGTTAAGGCTATTGCAGTGCTTTGTTCTATGCCTAATAAAGGAGCCAAGCTTTTAGAAAAAGTTGTTAAATCAGCAGCATCAAATGCGATGTATCACAATAAAAATCTTTCCGAGGATATGATATTTATTAAAATGGTTATGGTTGATGATGGGCGTCGTCGTAAAAAGATTTGGCCTAGAGCTAGGGGTAGAGCTGATAGGCTTGTTAATAGAAATTGTCATATTTTTGTTGAAGTTGATGAAAAAAAAGATATTAAAGGATAA
- the rplE gene encoding 50S ribosomal protein L5 — translation MNYVPELKKYYKDSVIKELVKEFEYKSIMQVPKLEKIVVSIGVGEAVRNKKLLDSAVLELAQITGQKAVKTKAKKAIAGFKIRQGQEIGAKVTLRGNSMYEFLYKLIHLALPRVKDFRGINGDAFDGNGNYSFGISEQIIFSEIDYDKIERISGLNVTIVTTASNDKESKALLLKFGMPFSN, via the coding sequence ATGAATTATGTTCCTGAATTGAAGAAATATTATAAAGACAGTGTTATAAAAGAACTTGTTAAAGAATTTGAATATAAATCTATAATGCAAGTTCCCAAGCTTGAGAAGATAGTAGTTTCTATAGGTGTTGGTGAGGCTGTTAGGAATAAGAAGTTGTTAGATTCTGCAGTTTTAGAGCTTGCTCAAATTACCGGCCAGAAAGCTGTAAAGACAAAAGCAAAAAAAGCAATAGCTGGATTTAAAATTAGACAAGGGCAAGAAATAGGTGCTAAAGTTACACTTAGAGGTAACTCGATGTATGAATTTTTATATAAGCTTATTCATTTAGCATTGCCAAGGGTTAAGGATTTTAGGGGAATAAATGGGGATGCTTTTGATGGCAATGGAAATTATTCTTTTGGTATATCGGAGCAAATAATATTTTCTGAGATAGACTATGATAAAATAGAGAGAATATCTGGTTTGAATGTTACAATTGTGACAACAGCTTCAAATGATAAAGAAAGCAAAGCTTTGCTTTTGAAATTTGGAATGCCGTTTAGTAATTAA
- the rpsC gene encoding 30S ribosomal protein S3, translating into MGQKVHPYSLRVKINKDWKSKWYFDKKLYSTILHEDFLIRLEIMKFLKGIKFDISDIEIIRNNPQKVTVVIVTPRPGSVIGLKGSNLEKIGQLLTKKISKKISIKIKEVKRPELDAQIIANGIAKQVENRVSYRKVLKSALSTSMLKGAQGLKIKIAGRLGGAEIARSFEVKEGRVPLHTLRANIDYGFSEAHTTYGIIGVKVWLFKGEVLGRQTNSDAGQVINKKPFRERGETVKNFDKILNNREKINEKQTRALNKKDGLSKDEASLLNKLSSSFSKERVDSNEQNIGG; encoded by the coding sequence ATGGGCCAAAAAGTACATCCATATAGCTTAAGAGTGAAAATTAATAAGGATTGGAAATCAAAATGGTATTTTGATAAAAAATTGTATTCTACAATTCTTCATGAAGACTTTTTAATAAGGCTAGAAATTATGAAGTTTCTTAAAGGGATTAAATTTGATATTTCTGATATAGAAATTATTAGAAATAATCCTCAAAAAGTAACAGTAGTAATTGTTACTCCAAGGCCTGGTTCTGTGATAGGGCTTAAAGGTTCCAATCTTGAAAAGATTGGTCAATTGTTAACTAAAAAAATTTCTAAAAAGATTAGTATTAAGATTAAAGAGGTTAAAAGGCCAGAGCTTGATGCTCAAATTATTGCTAATGGGATTGCAAAGCAAGTAGAAAATAGAGTGTCTTATAGAAAAGTTTTAAAATCAGCTCTTTCTACTTCTATGTTAAAAGGTGCCCAAGGGCTAAAAATTAAGATTGCTGGGAGACTTGGTGGGGCTGAGATTGCAAGAAGCTTTGAAGTTAAGGAAGGTCGGGTTCCTTTGCATACTCTTAGAGCTAATATAGATTATGGGTTTTCTGAAGCTCATACTACTTATGGAATTATTGGAGTTAAGGTTTGGTTATTTAAGGGTGAGGTTTTAGGTAGACAAACCAATTCTGATGCTGGTCAGGTAATAAATAAAAAACCTTTTAGGGAAAGAGGCGAGACTGTTAAAAATTTTGATAAAATTTTAAATAATAGAGAGAAAATTAATGAAAAGCAAACTAGGGCTTTAAATAAAAAAGATGGATTGTCTAAAGACGAAGCAAGTCTTTTGAATAAACTTAGTTCGTCTTTTTCTAAAGAAAGAGTCGATTCTAATGAGCAGAATATTGGAGGATAA
- the rplN gene encoding 50S ribosomal protein L14, translating into MIQMQTYLTIADNTGGKVAQCIKVLGGSKRRYAKIGDIITIVVKQAIPNSSVKKGDVCKAVIVRTSKEVRRKNGTYVRFDDNACVILDANLSPRGKRVFGPVARELRDANFMKVVSLASEVI; encoded by the coding sequence ATGATTCAGATGCAAACCTATTTAACAATTGCTGATAATACTGGTGGCAAGGTAGCTCAGTGTATTAAAGTACTTGGTGGTAGTAAAAGGCGTTATGCCAAAATCGGGGATATAATAACTATTGTAGTAAAACAAGCGATTCCTAATTCTTCTGTTAAAAAAGGAGATGTTTGTAAAGCTGTAATTGTTAGGACTTCTAAAGAAGTAAGACGTAAGAATGGAACCTATGTTAGGTTTGATGATAATGCTTGTGTGATACTTGATGCTAATTTGAGCCCTAGGGGTAAAAGGGTATTTGGACCTGTTGCAAGAGAACTTAGGGATGCTAATTTTATGAAGGTAGTATCATTGGCTTCAGAGGTGATATAG